Sequence from the Rutidosis leptorrhynchoides isolate AG116_Rl617_1_P2 chromosome 3, CSIRO_AGI_Rlap_v1, whole genome shotgun sequence genome:
aatattataaaaataaatcactgtaatataggatatacatatatgATGACATCATGTTGACATGACGAACGTATGAGAAGGTAATACACAACATTATATAAATGTACAATAGTAACTATTGCTTTACCTGCATGAAAAGCACGAGGGCATCCATCACATATAACCAGTTCTCCTCTATCTCCACATACCGCACACATATCATCACTATTGCTAGTAGTGATACTTTGACCATTTGCAAGCAACAAAGCTATATCATGAAGTGCCAGCCCATTAGGAATATAAATATGCCGGTACCTGCAATAAAACAAGGCTATTAGATTCACAAAAAGCACTCAAAAATCCAATTAGAATTGGAATTTTCTTCTTAAACACCACTCACGGTTGACGTTTGGCAGCCCATCCGGCATGAGCTTCAAACTGTGATGGACTAatctgttttatatataaaaaaaaaaatagaagttaATGTCATAATTCATAATCATACGAAATACAAATGGTATGAAGAAAAAATAATGTTTACCTCGGTGTCACAATGGCTACAGACTATACCGTTCCCTTGCTTGTAACCATCAAGTATTTTCTGCAATATTTATATGATTATTTAGCAAAAGATACATGTGTATCAATATAAGAATTATCCAATATTCAGTTTGAAAAACATTCACCTTCCCTCTGGCATAATAAGCCAATTCAGTCCCATCTGGAAGTCCGTTTGGCATAAATAGTAAACGGTGCAGATCATTATCCCTGTCATCATATACAAATGAGGGCAACATTTTTCTTACATAACGGGGGAAAACAAAATAGTAATAGCAGTAAGAAACACTTGATCACTGTCTAGTTCAAGATAAGGGCAATGGGAAGAACATGTTTTGCATATGCCACAACATGAAACCTTAAAACTTAACTTACAGCCCCTGGACTGGGCTATAAGGTGGTACAAGTTACattatcatatataaaattttaatataactAACTGGATCTGCATATACAGACTATACCTTTTCTTATGGCCACCTTCAGAGCTTCGTTTAGCTTCAACTGCAGTGCAGGAGCTGTACGACTTTGGCCTGTAACATAAATGTGAAACCGGatgaaaaaaaaatatgtatatacacaaaagaatacatatatataacaaaataaGTCCGATAGCAACAAATTAGGTAGATGGGTCGCCTTTTTGACTCTCGTAAACTCCTGAGCAACCAAAGGTATAGCAACAAACGGGTAGAGTGCACCCATAAACGCATTGCAAGGCCCCTCTCTCAGATCATTTACATGTAACCATTTCTCTTTGTTTATTGACACATTGTAGATGAAATGATTTGTGTACGTGAAAATTTATACAAGTAACATGATCTCTTTGTTTATCAATACGTCGTACGTAAGATATTGTGTGATTGTATACACATAAGCAAACGAAAAAAAGGGGCCTACTGCCTATCAAGCTTGGAAAAGAAGATTGACACACATAGCATACAAAACTCCAATTCAACAAAATTGTACACTTCTTGGTGCCAATCACTCAACTATAAGTCTAGGTAGATATCACCCATTTCCAATGGATCctatttatacatacatatatacatctatGTGTATGTATAAGTGATACAATCCGTATGTGAGTGAGGGAGAGAAAAAGAGAGGGGAAAGATATGACAAGGAAAAAGAGATACGGAGAATACATACCTCTTAAACAGGCATTTTCGCTCTTTCGTGAACTCATCAGCATAAGATCGAGGTTGCAAAGCCAAACTCTTATGAGAGAAACTGTATGGGCTAAAACCATCTTCTTTCATGTCACTGGTGCAGctaaaagaattaaaaaaaaaaaaaacttcactaAGTTCATACTATAATACTATATAGTATACCACAAATGTCATTAATTGTAGTCTAACAGTAACTAAGATCCAAAACCATATGTGCGCAAATATCTTCGGACAAGAACAAAAGTTGTAAATTCTCATTTCCAACTAAGATCATCCATTCTAGCCTGACAGTAATCAAGATCAATAACCGAACACACAAATATCTTTCGGCAAGAAGTCGCAAAAGTATGGACAACACATTATAATACACAATACCTTATAGTAAAAAAAGAAATCTAAAATTATAGAAACCGATATTCCCAGCTTTCAATTTGACCATTATAGGATATTTTCAGAAAACCATAATGTATGTAACTGTGGGTGTAAAAAGGCAGATAAACCCAAACGCTAAACTGGAGCAATTAAACAGGGTCAAGTGAATTTAACTTTATAATGGTGCAACTATGCAAGAAGACCAACTCTAATTATTCTATCCAATTTGCACCATAGTCATAAAATAGTCTAAACTAATTAATACATGTCATAAGGCTTTTCCAAATATGATATTAAATTTGTATACTGCATACAAATTTCCCAAGTACACACTACACGCATTAGAACATAGACCAAAGAACCAGACACGAGTATCCTATAGCTTGGAAACATGTTTAATGCTAGTGTGTACAAGGAAAGGATAAATGAACACGTGTTCGCACATAAGATTGTATAATAGAGCAAGATGAAAGAGGGGTAGTCTGCACCTTGTCGAATGATACAAGTTCATAAGCTTCATATGATGGTTGCTGTCTGTCTTAGCCCAATCCATGTTTCTTTGCAGACTCCCTGCAAATTAAAAGAAAATGCAAACGGAATTGGAACAGCAAGGAGAGAGCAATAAATCTGTAAGTATTAAAGTATCCAAAATAACATGTTTTCCGATGCCATTATCCTTATCTACCTACAGTATCTCCAAATAATCTATAAATATGCTTTAAGTTCATAAAAAATCATGCCATCAGTCACCTTTCCAAACCTGAAGAAGTTCCTCGTTGACAGACGAACCAGCTACGTTTCTTATCGCTTCATCAACTGTACCAAATGGAGCAGTCTTCATCGCCTGAATTATACTGTATATAGGTTTGCCATTTTCCAGATATATGTGACTATTAGGATGCCTAGTTTTTCCACCCGCATGTTCCTCAAACTCATGAGCCCGAAGAACCTGAATCCATCATTCAGCCCTTAAGCATAGTAATAGAATCCAAAAAATATACCATTTTGAAACACAAGTGAAACTTACATTAGTAAAATTGCATGTATCACAGCCACATAAATATCCACCATCTTTCACAATTCCAATAAGCTCCCCCTGGTTTTATAAAAAAGATATACAAGTCTCAAATTCTGTTACCATTAAATTTATATATAGATTAAAAAAAAAGAGATGTGCCTTACCACAGCAGATATATATCTCACTTTTGCTCCATCAAGAATCCCAGTTGATAAGAGCTTTTTCACATTAGTAGGATAACCATCAGGAACAACTTGCTCAGGCATCACTTCCATATTTGGAGGGTATAAAAGAGAATCACCAAGTTCATGCAAACCTTGCTCACTAATATGTGTAACCCTAGGTACCTTATGAGTCCCATTATTGAATGCATTGCTCATGCCCTTCACAGCAGAAACGGTTAATTGACTATCATAGTCTTCCTTCCGTTTGCTGAACTTGAATGTAATTTTCCTAATTCCATATAAAGTATTGGTATTCTTTGGAACCTCGAGTACAACATCTGACGTTGTCACCATACATGCGTCATTTGTGCCCTGCTCCTCTTGGCTCGAGCTCCCTTCGCTACTCAAGTTACCAGAACAGCCCGATACATTAGGCTGGCTATTAGCAGTGTGAAAACTAGAACAATTATCACGAGGAGATACATTAGGGTTTGAAACCTCAGAACAGATATCATCATTTGAAGCCTCCATCATCTCCTTCTTGATGCATGGATCTACTACTATATCTTGTTGACACTCTTTAACAGACTGATCCTCCGAAAACTGCAACTCAGCATCATTCAAGGCCTGTGTTATCTGCTTTATAACAGCAGGCTCTATTACAGAATAAGTTGAATCTTGTGCAATCTTCTTCCTTCTACTGAGATCTAATTCCATCTCATGCAAACATTCTTTGACAGGTTGCTGAACAGAAGGCTCCAGTTCAACCTCATTCAAAGCCTCTGCCGGTTTCATCTTGTCACAAGCCTCAGTTTCCATCTCCGTCTCACTCAGACATGGCTTGACAG
This genomic interval carries:
- the LOC139896108 gene encoding uncharacterized protein, whose translation is MGEGEVCVAVVSNSVDMESEKIQQKRDHQWLSGNSDMGPVAKKQAKEGLVEVEVDACVRDQLELVIVPIEEECFDKKLPTEGFNGIKLDPCVEQNVNETSDKLELVPCDKMQLAEAINDPVTSNECLNVEKQYISESKQATGSVNYLGVDSFFEQPVKDGSDDMRLDSFGEMEPKEALDESVSESSVQKPIIECLGEMETEACIKMQPTTDLNEGVTESSVLQPVKPCLSETEMETEACDKMKPAEALNEVELEPSVQQPVKECLHEMELDLSRRKKIAQDSTYSVIEPAVIKQITQALNDAELQFSEDQSVKECQQDIVVDPCIKKEMMEASNDDICSEVSNPNVSPRDNCSSFHTANSQPNVSGCSGNLSSEGSSSQEEQGTNDACMVTTSDVVLEVPKNTNTLYGIRKITFKFSKRKEDYDSQLTVSAVKGMSNAFNNGTHKVPRVTHISEQGLHELGDSLLYPPNMEVMPEQVVPDGYPTNVKKLLSTGILDGAKVRYISAVGELIGIVKDGGYLCGCDTCNFTNVLRAHEFEEHAGGKTRHPNSHIYLENGKPIYSIIQAMKTAPFGTVDEAIRNVAGSSVNEELLQVWKGSLQRNMDWAKTDSNHHMKLMNLYHSTSCTSDMKEDGFSPYSFSHKSLALQPRSYADEFTKERKCLFKRPKSYSSCTAVEAKRSSEGGHKKRDNDLHRLLFMPNGLPDGTELAYYARGKKILDGYKQGNGIVCSHCDTEISPSQFEAHAGWAAKRQPYRHIYIPNGLALHDIALLLANGQSITTSNSDDMCAVCGDRGELVICDGCPRAFHAACLGLECAPSEDFRCPYCRDINASGRKATSENRPIVIRLTRVVKTRDYETGGCVICRAHDFSVADFDDRTIMLCDQCEKEYHVGCLRESGACDLKALPSDKWFCCDHCNMIHDAIQDVVINGAAVISGSILNTTINKKHIEKRILGGAPNEIRWRMLSGKSRYPEHLPLLSTAAAIFRECFDPIVARSGRDLIPVMVYGRNIDGQEFGGIYCVVLMAGSIVVSAGLLRIFGREVAELPLVATSRQHQGKGYFQALFFCIEELLMSLGVALLVLPAAEEAESIWTKKLGFRKMTDDRYTQYARDIQLTIFKGTSMLEKELCRPTL